A single window of Nicotiana sylvestris chromosome 5, ASM39365v2, whole genome shotgun sequence DNA harbors:
- the LOC104223622 gene encoding protein LURP-one-related 8-like — MSKIHPAADHHRKRSKPCRHDDHEQRQNQNLKLIAPASRLISRPPPAAACAASIFTVWKRSSMSFQGTDGFTVFDKLGQLVFRVDNYTRRKNRSIAAGKGRSGVGGLVLMDANGKPLLTLRPQMRSMQLQYEWKVYSGGEEDENNGNHSPPLFVMRKPPLSLLMMMRTTATNSCQAQVFTADGENDNVSRPDYRVEGSFRRRNCNITNSTGHIVANISRKVANATTRTTVLISDDVFSLVVQPGFEPHIFMAFVIILDRMYPNSYAPLVCS; from the exons ATGTCTAAGATTCATCCAGCAGCAGATCATCATAGAAAGCGAAGCAAACCTTGTAGACACGACGATCATGAACAGAGACAGAATCAGAATTTGAAGCTTATAG CTCCTGCAAGTCGCTTAATAAGTAGGCCGCCACCGGCTGCTGCCTGCGCGGCGTCTATCTTCACAGTGTGGAAGAGATCGAGTATGAGTTTCCAAGGGACAGATGGATTCACGGTGTTTGATAAACTAGGACAATTAGTTTTCCGGGTAGACAACTACACCAGAAGAAAGAATCGTTCCATTGCTGCTGGCAAAGGAAGATCTGGTGTTGGTGGACTTGTACTCATGGATGCAAATGGTAAACCTCTCTTAACATTGAGACCTCAG ATGAGGAGCATGCAATTACAATACGAATGGAAAGTATATAGCGGAGGGGAAGAAGATGAAAACAATGGAAACCACTCTCCTCCTTTGTTCGTAATGAGAAAACCTCCATTATCACTGCTTATGATGATGCGAACAACTGCGACAAACTCATGCCAGGCTCAAGTCTTTACTGCTGATGGAGAGAATGATAATGTCAGTCGTCCCGATTACAGGGTAGAGGGTTCATTCCGTAGGCGAAATTGCAACATAACCAATTCTACTGGTCATATTGTAGCCAATATATCAAGAAAAGTAGCCAACGCTACTACTCGCACTACCGTTTTGATTAGCGACGACGTTTTTAGCTTGGTGGTACAACCAGGCTTTGAACCTCACATTTTTATGGCTTTTGTTATTATCTTGGATCGCATGTATCCTAACTCATATGCTCCCCTTGTTTGTTCTTAA
- the LOC104223624 gene encoding probable bifunctional TENA-E protein: MEKTNEALTIEKPKEKLTQIEKWLRKHKLQYTAATKHPFINSIHDGSIDFSSFKIWLGREYVFVKTALAPFAASVLLKAWKESVDSSDVEVILAGLPYLNDEISWLKEEAPMWHVSLTSVVVDHKPILDYFRFFERLTSSDVKYTEAVTILWAVESVYHYGFAHCLEEDNTTPEEMKAACKRWGNESFKQHCQSLETVANNKLEQASEEEVSKAEVLFLEFLENVVGFWSLKLG, encoded by the exons ATGGAGAAAACGAATGAAGCATTAACCATTGAGAAACCAAAAGAGAAACTAACACAAATAGAGAAGTGGCTAAGGAAGCACAAATTGCAGTACACTGCAGCCACCAAACACCCTTTTATTAATAGCATACATGATGGTTCTATCGACTTCTCTTCCTTCAAGATATGGCTG GGAAGGGAATATGTGTTTGTGAAAACGGCGTTGGCACCATTTGCAGCTAGTGTATTGCTTAAAGCTTGGAAAGAATCGGTTGATAGCTCAGATGTGGAAGTCATATTGGCTGGGTTACCCTATTTGAATGACGAGATATCATGGTTAAAAGAAGAAGCTCCCATGTGGCACGTTTCCTTGACCAGTGTCGTTGTTGATCACAAGCCCATCCTTGATTACTTTAG GTTTTTTGAACGTTTGACGAGCTCAGACGTGAAGTATACAGAGGCAGTAACCATTTTATGGGCAGTGGAATCAGTATATCACTATGGTTTTGCGCATTGTTTGGAAGAAGACAATACTACTCCAGAAGAAATGAAGGCAGCTTGTAAGAGATGGGGTAATGAGAGTTTCAAACAACATTGTCAATCCCTTGAAACCGTAGCTAATAACAAGCTAGAACAGGCATCAGAGGAAGAAGTTTcaaaagctgaagttttattcCTCGAGTTTCTTGAGAATGTTGTTGGTTTCTGGAGTTTGAAACTTGGGTGA